The DNA sequence GACCTGCATCTGGGAGCCTTCGTCGTCGGCCACTACCGAGTAGGAGTATTGGCGGTGCCAGAACTTGCCGGACCAGCCGTGGAGGCGCCCGGCCTCCCGGGCCAGGTTGCCGGCGAAATAGTTCATGAATCGAGCCATGGCCTTGGTGTCGGGGACAAAGAGCAGTAGGTGGACGTGGTTGCCAAAGATGACTGGGGCGATGACCTGCACGCCGGTCCGCTGGGCGGCGCGGGCGAGGATGGCCTTGGCCAGCTTGTTGAGCTGACCGTTGGGGGTGAGCAGGAAGCGGGCCTGGAGACAGCGATGGGTGACCAAGACCAGGGCTCCGCCGAGGGGTACGAATCGAATCGGTTGTTTCATGACAACTCCTTTCACTCCTGCAAGAGGGCAAAAGGGGCCGGGATCGCTCACCTTTCTCGGGAAAGGGCGGAATTTTCCCGAAATCCAAGACGGGGGACCCAAGTGTTGGTGGGAAGGTAGAAGGGCGGGACCCAAGTGTTGGTCGGTTGATTGCCGCAGCGCGTCAAGGTCGGTACAATGGAAGACCCTCGGCCCCCCGAGGACCCCGCTGGCGGGGCGTTGAGCCGCTGGCAGAAAGGATTGAGCGCTGATGGCATCCCAACCCACGACGACGGATCGGAAGAGCTCTTTACGCTTGGCGACGGAGGCGGATCGACCGGCTGCGGCGACCTCGGGAAGGCTGGGGTGGGCTCCCCGGGCGGTGGGGCCGAACCGGTTGGGGACTTTGGAAGAGCGATTTGGTCGAGAGTTCGTGGACCGGCTGGTGGGACGGGTGACGGTGGCGGACGGCGACCGGCGGTGGGTGGCGGTGCAGGCCCCGTTCACCGGGGAGACTTTGGGAGAGGTGCCGGAGGCGACGGCGGAGGATGTGGTGGAAGCGGCACGCCGGGGGCGAGATGCCCAGCGGCTGTGGAAGACCTGGACGCTGGAACAGCGGGCGGAGGTCTTTTTGCGCTTACATGATCTGATCCTGGATCGCCAGGAAGAGGTGCTGGACTTGATTCAGGTGGAGGCGGGGAAGGCGCGGGTCCACGCCTACGAAGAGGTGGCGGATGTCGCCAACGTCTGCCGCTACTATGCTCACCACGCAGAGGATCATCTGCGCAGTCAGCGCCGCATGGGCGCTTTGCCGGGGCTCACCGCCACCTGGGAACACCACCATCCCCGGGGCCTCATCGGCTTCATCTCACCGTGGAATTACCCGCTCAGCCTGGCCGCCACCGACGCCATCCCGGCGCTCATGGCGGGCAATGCGGTGCTCCTCAAACCGGATAGCCGCACTCCGTTCACGGCCCTGTGGGTGGTGGATCTGCTCTACCAGGCGGGCCTCCCCAGCGGCTTGTTTCAGGTGGTCACCGGCGCCGGCCGTACCCTGGGGGAGCCGCTCATCGAGCACAGCGATTTCCTGACTTTCACCGGCAGCACCGCCACCGGCCGCAAGGTGGCGGCCCAGGCGGGGCAGCAGCTCATCGGCTGCGCCCTGGAGCTGGGGGGCAAGAACCCGGCGGTGGTGCTCGCCGACGCCGATTTGGACCGCACCGCCGACGGCCTGATCCGCGGCTGTTTCGCCAACGCGGGACAGCTGTGCATCTCCTTTGAGCGGGTCTATGTCCACCGGGCGATCTTCGACGATCTACTGACGCTCTTCGCCGAGCGGGTGCATTGCCTGCGGGTGGGGGCGGATCTGGCCTACGGTGCCGACATGGGGTCTCTGATGTCCCAAGAGCAGCTGGACAAGGTGCAGGAGCACCTGGACGACGCCGTCGAGAAGGGCGCCACGGTGGTGGTGGGGGGACGGCCGCGGCCGGATCTGGGACCCTATTTCTTCGAGCCGACGGTACTCACCGGGGTCGAGGAGGGAATGAAGCTCTACCGCGAAGAGACCTTCGGTCCGGTGGTGGCGTTCTATCCCTTCGACACCGTGGAGGAAGCGGTGACCCAGGCCAACGACACGTCCTATGGACTCAACGCCAGCTTATGGACCGAGGATACGGAGCTAGCCCTGGAGCTGGCGGTGCGCCTGGAGGCCGGCACGGTGAATATCAACGAGGCCTACGCCGCCGCCTGGGGCTCGGTCTCGGCGCCCATGGGAGGCTACAAGGATTCAGGAGTCGGCCGCCGCCACGGTGCCGAGGGGATCCTCAAATACACCGAATCCCAGACGGTGGCGGTGCAGCGGTTGCTGCCGGTGGCGCCGCCGCCGGGAGTGAGCCACCGGGGCTTCAGCCAGATGATGAGCCAGACGCTCCGCTGGCTACGGCACGTGCCGGGCCTGCGCTGATCCCGACGGAATCAAGCCGCGGTTGCAGAGGCCCTGGCTGTCCAATTTCCACTTTCTGACGAGGTCCACGACGAACATTCCCCTCCTGGAGGAGGTTTCCCATGCCCGACGTCCTATTCACCGGTTTTCCCGGCTATCTCGGTTCTCGCCTGCTGCCCCGCGTTCTGGAGCGTTCTCCGGAGCAGCGGGCGATCTGTCTGGTGCAGCCCAAGTTCTCGGTGCTGGCACGGCAGCGGGTTCAGGAGCTGGTGATCGCCCACCCCTCGCTGGAAGGACGCATCGAATTGGCGGAGGGGGATATCACCGCTCCGGATCTGGGGCTCGGTGCCTCCCGGGAGCTGAGGGAAGGGGTCGAGGAGATCTACCACCTGGCGGCGGTGTACAACCTCAGCGTGTCCCGCGAAATCGGGATGCGGGTCAACGTCGACGGGACCCGCCACATGCTGGACTTCGCCGAGAAATGCCCCAATCTGCGGCGCTTCCAATACATCAGCACCTGCTATGTCAGCGGTCGCTACGCCGGTGCCTTCACCGAAGACGACCTGGACAAGGGGCAGGTGTTCAACAATTACTACGAGGAAACCAAATTCCTCGCCGAGGCGGAGGTCCAGATGCGCATGGCGGAGGGGATGCCTGCGACCATCTATCGCCCCGCCATCGTGGTCGGTGACAGTCGTACCGGCGAGACGCAGAAATTCGACGGCCCCTACTATGTGATCCGCTGGCTCCTCCGGCAGCCCTATGTCGCGGTGCTGCCGGTGGTCGGGGATTCGAAGAGCTATCGGGCCAACTTGGTGCCCCAGGACTTTGTCATCGAGGCCATGGCCCATCTCAGTGGGCGGGAGGATTCCGCCGGAGAGGTCTATCAGCTGGCGGATCCCTCACCGCTGACGGTGGACGAGCTGATCCAGGTCATCGGCCGGGCAGCTCACCGCAGGGTGGTGCGCATTCCGATGATGAAATTCGCCGCCAAGGCCCTCATCGACCACGTCCCCGGCGTCTACCAGCTGATGCAGATCCCGGCGCCGGCGGTGGACTATTTCGCCCACCCGACCCATTACACGTCCTTCCACACCCAGCGGGACCTGCAGGGCACGGGGATCTCCTGCCCGCCGTTCAAAACCTACGTCAAGCGTCTGGTGGACTTCGTGCGCGCCCATCCGGAGATTTCCGGCGAAGCCATGACCTGATCGCTGACCACCGTGTCAGCTCCTCGTCTCAGCTTTCCTCCGCGGAACCTTCGGAGGAACGGAAGACGAAGCGCTGGTAGGCGAGGGAGATGAGGATCAGCGAGAACGCCAGACCGACCAGGGAGGCGACGCGGTAGAGGTCCTCCAGCTCGCCGAGGTCGTAGAGGAAGACCTTCATCACGGTGACCAGCACTAGCACCAGGCTGCCCCAGCGCAGGCCCGAGGAGCGCTCCCGGATGCCCAGCACCAGGAGCACGAGGGCATAGGCCAGCCAGGTGAGGGAGAGGGTGAGGTCTCGCGCCGGCGCCCGCTCCAGGGCGCTGCCCAGGTCGTTGGTGAAGAAGACGCCGGGGGTGAAAGCATCGTAGACGGTGAGGTTGATCCAGCCGAAGATCACCAGCCCCGCCGCCAGGAAGCAGCCGTAGGCCAGCCATGGGCGGGCGCTCGAGTAGAGGCTGGAGCGCTCCAGCGGCCGCAGACGCGGCACCTCCCGAAGGCGCAGCCAGCGTCCGCCAACGATCAACACCGCCGCCGCCGGCAGGTAGGTGTAGGCGAGCCAGTTGAGCACCGGCAAGCCGACCCGCGCGCCGTCCACCACCGGGTGGTAGCTCAAGACCCAGGGATTGGCCACCAGCCGCAGGGTCACCAATGCCAGCAGCCCGCCTCCGAGGTATTTGAGCCCCGGTTGGTCCACTCGCCGCCAGAAAGCCAGCACCGCCAACGCCAGAGCCGTCCAACCGAGGGTGAGGTGCTCCTCGCGCCATTGCATGGGAATACCCACGGCGATCAGCGCCAATCCGGAGCCGGTCATCCACGCCAGGCCGATGCGGCGCGCCGAGTCCCCGGCGAACCAGGCGCCCTGGCGAGCCAGCTGGCGGATCCAGAGAGCGACACCGAAGGCCACGAGGGCGAGAGCGAGGGGAACCAAGCCGAGGAGGTCGTCGCTCCACAAGTCGAAGAAGAGAATGCTGAGCCCGACGAGCCAAAGGGGGCCCACCAGGGC is a window from the Acidobacteriota bacterium genome containing:
- a CDS encoding succinic semialdehyde dehydrogenase; translated protein: MASQPTTTDRKSSLRLATEADRPAAATSGRLGWAPRAVGPNRLGTLEERFGREFVDRLVGRVTVADGDRRWVAVQAPFTGETLGEVPEATAEDVVEAARRGRDAQRLWKTWTLEQRAEVFLRLHDLILDRQEEVLDLIQVEAGKARVHAYEEVADVANVCRYYAHHAEDHLRSQRRMGALPGLTATWEHHHPRGLIGFISPWNYPLSLAATDAIPALMAGNAVLLKPDSRTPFTALWVVDLLYQAGLPSGLFQVVTGAGRTLGEPLIEHSDFLTFTGSTATGRKVAAQAGQQLIGCALELGGKNPAVVLADADLDRTADGLIRGCFANAGQLCISFERVYVHRAIFDDLLTLFAERVHCLRVGADLAYGADMGSLMSQEQLDKVQEHLDDAVEKGATVVVGGRPRPDLGPYFFEPTVLTGVEEGMKLYREETFGPVVAFYPFDTVEEAVTQANDTSYGLNASLWTEDTELALELAVRLEAGTVNINEAYAAAWGSVSAPMGGYKDSGVGRRHGAEGILKYTESQTVAVQRLLPVAPPPGVSHRGFSQMMSQTLRWLRHVPGLR
- a CDS encoding SDR family oxidoreductase; translated protein: MPDVLFTGFPGYLGSRLLPRVLERSPEQRAICLVQPKFSVLARQRVQELVIAHPSLEGRIELAEGDITAPDLGLGASRELREGVEEIYHLAAVYNLSVSREIGMRVNVDGTRHMLDFAEKCPNLRRFQYISTCYVSGRYAGAFTEDDLDKGQVFNNYYEETKFLAEAEVQMRMAEGMPATIYRPAIVVGDSRTGETQKFDGPYYVIRWLLRQPYVAVLPVVGDSKSYRANLVPQDFVIEAMAHLSGREDSAGEVYQLADPSPLTVDELIQVIGRAAHRRVVRIPMMKFAAKALIDHVPGVYQLMQIPAPAVDYFAHPTHYTSFHTQRDLQGTGISCPPFKTYVKRLVDFVRAHPEISGEAMT